AGTTATTACAATATTAAAACTTTATGTCTGtcaaattcaaacattttctAGAAATTTAAAGATGTAACATCGAATGACAACGTGCTACTCCACATATATATACTTTGTCCTTTTAGATCAGTGTGTCCTAAACCAGATCATCTTTCTCATcttgctcctctgctccccccccccccccctctcctcatgACGTGAACAGCAGCCTGGCACAGCCTCCATATAAACACAATCAGAGGAGATCAGTGCAGAGGTTCTgaactttaaatatttatgtagTTTATGTTATGAAGGAGAGTCTTCATGGGGCGACGAACTGAAAACCTTTGGGAAACGAGGGTAAAGGTTTTTTCAAAGGGAGATtttcttaaaagaaaaaagttgaaGACGAAATAATAGTTTTCACAGTAAAGGTTTTCCCAGGAGGTTTTCTCTTGCGACTCCTCGTGAATAAATAACCTGCTGACACCTGCTGTACATCACGGGATCTTCTGTTCATGTTCAATTCACAAGACAAGTATGATATTTAtacattcatttcatttatgcTTAGTTTTATTGCATGTACACTGCAGTGAAAGTTTATAtaagctggaaaaaaaaactgaacacagatgtttaaatacaaatagCAAAAGGAAAAGAGTCAGTTTTATAAATGGCAATACAATGTTTGAAACTTTAGCTTTTGTCTAATTACTGTTTCAAATAGTATAAAAGAGTGAGTTATTAGCTTTATGCATAATTAAACAGTTCCATTCAATagcatgttttttatattttattcattatttgatgtgcaaaacatatttactgtatcaCAGGACAGAAAACATTTGAACGTGCTAAAGTCTGAGTTCTGAGTCGTGAATACCGAGCTCCGCGTCACCGTTTGGCTGTGAGTGAGTTGCAGTGTTCATGTGCAAAGCTGAGGTTCAGGCGTTTCTCCGCTGGTGCCAGCAGAGTTCGATGTCTGGCTGCTGTGGGACCAGTAAGCCGCCCGCGGGTCAGTCGTCGTTGTTGCAGTCCGCACACAGAATCTGGCCGCGGTCGGGGAAGAAGCCGGAGCCCACCAGCGACACGGAGCAGCGCGAGCACTTGAAGCATGGCTGGTGCCACTGCCGGTCCTCGAAGGAGATGTACTTCCCATCCCCGAACcctgggagagagacagacaacacaTGAGCAACTGGAGCACCAAGGCCTAACACTCTGCACCAATATATGAAGGATTTTTCATCtagaaccatgaattattccctgggaaagtggtaaaaatgtaaagaaaacctATTAGGCAATATAAGAAAgagattcctggatccacctccTGATCTAGATCCGTGGCAAAGCTCAATTGATCCAACTTGACCCACAATGTACGAGTTTTGTGAGAATCCGGTTGTTTTAATGTAATCCTCAAACTCATTTCTACTGACCCGTGATGGCCGTGTTGCAGCCGGCACACTTCTTGGCGTAGAGGCTGCTGAAGCACTTGACACAGTACGGACTCTCGCCCTGAGAGGTGAAGGGCTGACCGGCCAGCTGAGCTTTGCAGCCGGTGCAGGAGAAACACTCCTTGTGCCAAACCTGCTCCTTGTAGGTCACTCCTCCTTTAGTGAgcgcctgcagacacacacacataaagggTATAAAGTTTCTGCTTGGCTGTTTATAAGTGGTGCCTgtagactgtataaaaagatggacgacatgacaaaTAATCaggatcaccccctggtggttggctgcaatATAGACCATaaaccttgcctcctccatgtgagtgcATGGGACACGGATCTAATTCACAAAATCAACTTCAGATGAATTTTTCTTAAAGATGATTGCTGGGTTTTTTCAGGTAGTTTTTAAAATCACACTGGGGCTATAAAAAACCTTTCCCACTTTATTTATACgtttcatttacttttttccTACCATCCTCGTACTGTCTAAAAACAATAATCACCTTTAACTGCTTAATGAATTAGTTGATGTAATCTTAATTGATAGCAGTTGTGatatttgattaaatgtttaaGTTAAGTTATTAAGGTGAAAGAGGTGtctctcttactgtatatattgtgttgtcttactgtatatattgttgttttatgtacaattgttgttttatgtacagtgcaccaaccacaccatggcaatttcctgtatgtgcaaatatacttggcaattaaaagaactctgattctgattctctgAAGTGTTGTTGTAAACTGAGCAACTTTGATTCTTGTGTTTGGATTAAACAATATTTACGACATGAGCCGTATCACCCGTGCTGCCGGCTTCACCTTCTTGCAGTGGTAGCACCGAGGAGCCATCCTGCCCTCGTAGCACGGCACACAGTAGTAGTTGTCTTTGTCCGGGATGAAAGCCTCGGCACCGATCGGCTTCTCGCAGCCGTGACACGTGAAACAGTCCTCGTGCCACGTGGAGCCGCCGTACTCCAGCAGCTTGGAGCctggcggaggagaggagacaaagcGAGGGAGCAGATGAAGGTGGGGAATGATGAATGCTTTTTCTGTGGG
This is a stretch of genomic DNA from Limanda limanda chromosome 19, fLimLim1.1, whole genome shotgun sequence. It encodes these proteins:
- the fhl3b gene encoding four and a half LIM domains protein 3b, which gives rise to MSDRFDCKNCNESLYGRKYIQVEDSPHCVPCYDRLHAHTCQECKELIGHNAKELFYENRHYHSHCFRCFRCDRSLADEPFTSQEGALVCSDCFCNEFSSKCVACDKTVMPGSKLLEYGGSTWHEDCFTCHGCEKPIGAEAFIPDKDNYYCVPCYEGRMAPRCYHCKKALTKGGVTYKEQVWHKECFSCTGCKAQLAGQPFTSQGESPYCVKCFSSLYAKKCAGCNTAITGFGDGKYISFEDRQWHQPCFKCSRCSVSLVGSGFFPDRGQILCADCNNDD